GCTCCGAGATCCACTTCGACTTCGGCGCCGTGCGCGGCGAGCCGCTCGCGGGCGACCCGTCCGACGACTCGGGCCGCTTCCTCGAGATCTGGAACCTCGTGTTCATGCAGTTCGACCGCAGCGCGAGCGGCGAGCAGAAGCCACTCCCGAAGCCGTCGATCGACACGGGCGCCGGGCTCGAGCGCCTCGCCCAGGTGCTGCAGCGCGTTCCCACGAACTACGACACGGATCTCTTCACGGGCATCCTCGCGCGCGCGCAGGACGCGTCGGGCGTGGCGCTCGGGACCGACCCCGAGCACGACGTCTCGCTGCGGGTCATCGCCGACCATGCGCGAGCGCTGACCTTCCTGATCGGCGACGGCGTGCTGCCGAGCAACGAGGGCCGCGGCTACGTGCTGCGGCGCATCCTGCGCCGCGCCGCGCGCCACGCGAAGCTGCTCGGTGTCGAGCGCCCGATCGTGCACGACGTCGCCGACGCGGTGATCGACGAGATGTCGGTCGCGTACCCCGAGCTCGCCGAGCGCCGCGCCTACATCCGCGATCGCATCCGCCGCGACGAGGAGCGCTTCCTCGAGACGCTCTCGAAGGGGCTCGCGCTGCTCGAGGACGAGGTCGCCAACCTCGCGGCGAAGGGGGCGCGCGTGCTCCCCGGCGACGTCGTGTTCAAGCTCTACGACACGTTCGGGTTCCCGACCGACCTCACGCAGGACATCCTCGTCGGCCACGGCATGACCGTCGACCAGGCGGGCTACGACGCCGCCATGCACGAGCAGCGCACGCGCGCGCGCGCGGCCTGGAAGGGCAGCGGCGACGCGGCGGTCGAGGAGGTCTACTCGCGCATCGCGGCCGACGTGCAGACCGAGTTCGTGGGCTACGACGGCCTCGCCGCCGAATCGAGCGTCGCCGCGCTGCTGCGCGACGGATCGGTCGTCGACGCCGTGCGCGAGGGCGACCGCGTCGAGGTCGTCGTCCCCGTCACGCCCTTCTATGCGGAGAGCGGCGGCCAGGTCGGCGACCGCGGCACGATCGAGACTGCGAGCGGCGCGCGCGTCGAGGTCGACGACGTGCAGAAGCCCGTCGACGGGCTCTTCGTGCACGCGGGGCGCGTCGCGGCGGGCGAGCTGCGCGAGGGCGAGGCCGTCTCGTTGCGCGTCGATGCGGCGACGCGTCAGGCGACGGTGCGCAACCACAGCGGCACGCACCTGCTGCACGCCGCGCTGCGCAAGGTGCTCGGCCCGCAGGCCATGCAGAAGGGCTCGCTCGTGTCGTCCGAGCGGCTGCGCTTCGACTTCACGCACGACGCGCCGCTCACGCGCGACGAGCTCGTCGCGATCGAGGACCACGTGAACGAATGGGTCGAGCGCAACCAGGTGCGCACGACGCGCGAGATGCCGTACGCGGACGCCGTGGCCGCGGGCGCGATCGCGATCTTCGACGAGAAGTACGGCGACGAGGTGCGCGTCGTGGGCTTCGGCGACGTGTCGACCGAGCTCTGCGGCGGCACGCACGCGAACGCGACGGGAGAGATCGGGCTGCTGCGGATCACGAGCGAGAGTGGCATCGCGGCCGGCGTGCGCCGCATCGAGGCCGTCACCGGCATGGGCGCGCTCGCATGGATCCGCGAGCGCGAGGCCACGCTCGAGCGCGCCGCCGCGCTGCTCAAGATCGCGCCCGGCGAGCTGCCCGAGCGCATCGAGCGCATGCTCGACGACCGCAAGGAGGCGCAGCGCAAGCTCGACCAGCTCGCGGGCGCGCAGCGCGGCGAGGCGGCGGTCGAGCTGCTCGCGGGCGCGGTCGAGCTCGACGGCGGAAGGCTCGTGGCCGCGCGCGTCGACGGCCTCGAGGGCAAGGCGCTCTCGGAGATGATCGACGACCTGCGCGCGCGCATCGGGAGCGGCGTCGTGTGCATCGCGTCCGAGTCGGGCGGCAAGGCGCTCGTCGCGGTCGGCGTGACGAAGGACTGGACGAGCCGCCACAAGGCCGGCGACCTCGTGCGCGAGGCCGCGAAGATCGTGGGCGGCGGCGGCGGCGGCCGGCCCGACTTCGCGCAGGCCGGCGGCAAGGATCCGTCGAAGATCGAGGCCGCGCTCGACGCGATCCGCGAGCGCGTCGGCGCCCGTTGAGGCCCGCGTGAGCGCGCGCTCCGACTACGTCGCGAACCGGTTCTCGGTCGTGCGCCGGCCGACGCGCGTGGTGCGCGTGGGCGCCGTCGGCATCGGCGGCGACGAGCCCCTCCGCATCCAGTCGATGACGACGACCGACACGAAGGACGTCGAGGCCACCGTCGCGCAGACGCAGGCGCTCGCCGCCGCCGGGTGCGAGATCGTCCGCATCACCGCGCCGAGCATCACCGACGCCGAGTGTCTCGCTCCCATCAAGGCGGCGCTGCGCGAGCGCGGCTGCGACGTGCCGCTCGTCGCGGACATCCACTTCACGCCGAACGCGGCGCTCGTCGCCGCCGAGATCGTCGAGAAGGTCCGGATCAATCCGGGCAACTACGCCGATCGCAAGCGCTTCGAGGTGCGCGAGTACAGCGATGCGCAGTACGAGGACGAGCTCGCGCGCGTGGCCGAGCGCTTCCGCCCGCTCGTGCGCCTCTGTCGCGAGCGCGGAGTCGCGATGCGGATCGGCACCAACCACGGCTCGCTCTCCGATCGCATCCTGAACCGCTACGGCGACACGCCGCGCGGCATGGTCGAGAGCGCGCTCGAGTTCCTCGACGTGTGCGAGGAGGAGGCGTACCGCGACGTCGTCTTCAGCATGAAGGCGAGCAACGCGCAGGTCGCGATCCAGGCCTACCGCCTGCTCGCGGCGCGGCTCGCCGAGCGCGCGGAGGGCGGGCCGAGCTACCCGTTCCACGTCGGCGTCACCGAGGCCGGCGACGGCGAGGACGGGCGCACGAAGAGCGCGATCGGCATCGGCGCGCTGCTCGAGGACGGCATCGGCGACACGCTGCGCGTGTCGCTGACCGAGCACCCCGTGAAGGAGATCCCCGTCGCGCGCGCGCGCGCGCGCGACGCGATGGAGCGCTGGGAGCGGGCGGCCGCCCGCGCACCGCGCTCGGTCGCGGTCTCGGGCGACTACTGCCGCGACCCGTACGCGCACGAGCGGCGCGCGACGAAGGCGCTCGACGCGGGCGGTCTGCGCATCGGCGGCGAGGAGCCCGTGCGCGTCGAGGTCGAGCTCGACGGCGCGCTCGCGCGCCCGCGCGAGGCGGCCGCGATCGTCGCGACCGCGCGCGCGGCGCTCGGCGACCTCGCGCTCGAGGGGCTCGTCGCGCGGGCCTCTTCGCGCGAGCAGGCCGAAGCGCTCCCGGCGCTGCGCGCGTCGCTCGCCGAGCTCGGCGCCGAGCTGCCGGTCGCGCTCCGCGTCGGCGACGCCGCGTGGCTCGACGGCCTCGGCGAGCGACCCTCGCGCATCGTCTTCGACGCGAGCGCGCGCGACGCGATGCCCGCGGCGGCGGCGGCGGCGGCCCGCCTCGGCGCCGTCCTCCACTGGCAGCTCGACGGGAGCCGGACGCGCTCCCCGCGCTCGTCGACGCGGCCCTCGAGGCCTCGCGCGAGGCCGGCGTCGCGGACGTCGTCTTCGGCGCGCGGAGCGACGCGGCGACGCACGCCGCGCGCGTCGTGGCCGCGCGGCTCGCCGAGCGCGGCGCCGCGCAGGTGCCCATCGCGCTGCGCGCCTCGCACGCACCGCCGCAGGGCGGCGATGCCGCCGCGCTGCGCGCCGCGATCGACCTGGGCGCGCCGCTGTGCGACGGCATCGGCGACGTCGTCGCGATGGTCGACGTGCGCGACGTCGCGCGCGCGGTCGACGCCGCCTATCGCATCCTCCAGGGCGCGCGGCTGCGGACGACGCGCACCGAGTACATCTCGTGCCCGTCGTGCGGACGCACGCTCTTCGACCTCGAGGAGACGACGGCGCGCGTGAAGGCGAAGACGTCGCACCTGCGCGGCGTGAAGATCGCGGTGATGGGGTGCATCGTGAACGGGCCGGGCGAGATGGCGGACGCCGACTTCGGCTACGTCGGCTCGGGCCCCGGCCGCGTGAACCTCTACGTCGGTCAGGAGCTCGTCGTGCGCAACGTCCCGCAGGACGAGGCGCCCGACCGGCTGCTCGCCGTGATCGACGAGCGCCTCGGCAGCGGCGCGCGCTGACGCGCGCACCGCGCGCCGCTCAGGCGCCGAGCCACCACTGCACGAGCGCGCGGTGCGCGAAGAATCCGCCCGCGATCGCCGCGGCGCCGAGCGCGTAGGTCGTCCAGAAGCCGAGGCCGAGCCGCTCCGAGACGAGGAACGGCACGAAGAAGCACAGGCTCACCGGGATCGCCGCGAAGATGCTGCGCGCGAGCGTCGCGCTCGCGGCCGCGTCGCCGTGCTGCAGGTAGGACATCGGGACGACGATCATCGTCGACAGCGGGAGCGCGACGATGAAGCCGGCGAGCGTGGGCGCGCGGCCCGCGAGCCACGCGGCGAACGCGATCACGGTGGCCGAGACGGCGACGTTGAGGACGAAGGTCATCGTGCGCTCCATCCCCGGAGCCGCGCGCCGCCCGCGGGCGCGCGCGCTCCGATCGTCGCCTAACGACGAGGCTCGGCCGGCGCGCTCGCGACGTTCGGCAGGCCGGGCAGCTGCGGCATCGTTCCGGTCTCGATCGCGAACTGCAGCTCGTCCATCACGGCGACGCTGTAGGCGTTCGCGACCTGCGGATGCTGGGGGCCGAACGCGCGCGTCGCGCCGACGATCAGCAGCGTGCCGATGAGCGCGCCCTCGGCGGCGCCGATCGCGCTGCCTCCGACGCGGTCCGCCATCCCGAGGCCGACGATGCGCGCGCCGCGCCGCAGGTAGCGGCCGAGCGCGCCGATCGCGATGCCGGCGGCGATGCCGCACGCGAGACCGCCGATCCACTTCGCGGGCTGGCCGCCGACCTCGCCGGCCGTCGCCTGCTCGAGCCACAGGCCCGCGGGCTGCGCGCCGTACAGCATGCCGAGCACGACGGCGCCGATCGCCGCCACCGAGAACCCCTCGCGGATCATCCCGACGAAGAAGCCGCGCACGATCGCGAGCGCCATCACGGCGCCCACGACCAGGTCGAGCATCGGAACCTTCATGGCACCCCCCGTGATGCGATGTCGCGGCGCGCGTCAGGCCGACTGGCGA
This genomic interval from Myxococcota bacterium contains the following:
- a CDS encoding CvpA family protein, whose translation is MKVPMLDLVVGAVMALAIVRGFFVGMIREGFSVAAIGAVVLGMLYGAQPAGLWLEQATAGEVGGQPAKWIGGLACGIAAGIAIGALGRYLRRGARIVGLGMADRVGGSAIGAAEGALIGTLLIVGATRAFGPQHPQVANAYSVAVMDELQFAIETGTMPQLPGLPNVASAPAEPRR
- a CDS encoding flavodoxin-dependent (E)-4-hydroxy-3-methylbut-2-enyl-diphosphate synthase, with amino-acid sequence MARRPRRATLAHRLRRERARRDARGGGGGGPPRRRPPLAARREPDALPALVDAALEASREAGVADVVFGARSDAATHAARVVAARLAERGAAQVPIALRASHAPPQGGDAAALRAAIDLGAPLCDGIGDVVAMVDVRDVARAVDAAYRILQGARLRTTRTEYISCPSCGRTLFDLEETTARVKAKTSHLRGVKIAVMGCIVNGPGEMADADFGYVGSGPGRVNLYVGQELVVRNVPQDEAPDRLLAVIDERLGSGAR
- the alaS gene encoding alanine--tRNA ligase codes for the protein MPLAAREIREEFLSYFESKGHRRVPSASLVPDSDPTLMFVNAGMVPFKRLFLGEETRPYTRATSSQKCMRVSGKHNDLENVGRTPRHHTFFEMLGNFSFGDYFKEQAIEFAWELLTQRIGIPAEHMVVSVFREDDDAFAIWRDRIGVPEPRIFRLGEDENFWSMGDTGPCGPCSEIHFDFGAVRGEPLAGDPSDDSGRFLEIWNLVFMQFDRSASGEQKPLPKPSIDTGAGLERLAQVLQRVPTNYDTDLFTGILARAQDASGVALGTDPEHDVSLRVIADHARALTFLIGDGVLPSNEGRGYVLRRILRRAARHAKLLGVERPIVHDVADAVIDEMSVAYPELAERRAYIRDRIRRDEERFLETLSKGLALLEDEVANLAAKGARVLPGDVVFKLYDTFGFPTDLTQDILVGHGMTVDQAGYDAAMHEQRTRARAAWKGSGDAAVEEVYSRIAADVQTEFVGYDGLAAESSVAALLRDGSVVDAVREGDRVEVVVPVTPFYAESGGQVGDRGTIETASGARVEVDDVQKPVDGLFVHAGRVAAGELREGEAVSLRVDAATRQATVRNHSGTHLLHAALRKVLGPQAMQKGSLVSSERLRFDFTHDAPLTRDELVAIEDHVNEWVERNQVRTTREMPYADAVAAGAIAIFDEKYGDEVRVVGFGDVSTELCGGTHANATGEIGLLRITSESGIAAGVRRIEAVTGMGALAWIREREATLERAAALLKIAPGELPERIERMLDDRKEAQRKLDQLAGAQRGEAAVELLAGAVELDGGRLVAARVDGLEGKALSEMIDDLRARIGSGVVCIASESGGKALVAVGVTKDWTSRHKAGDLVREAAKIVGGGGGGRPDFAQAGGKDPSKIEAALDAIRERVGAR